The Candidatus Neomarinimicrobiota bacterium sequence CGCCCGTGTCGGCTGGAGCCACGGGAATCCATGAAACTCCCCCGATTGTTATCGGGGTCAGACACTCATGGATTCTCCGAAGGATCTTGAGATGATCCGCGCCTCCGCCTCCACAAATTCCGGCGGGACGATTTTAAGGCCATTCTAAGTTCTTGAGTGTCGCATTAGAACTATCCAAGCTGGCGCGGCTATACAGAGAGTCCTGTTCGAAGAGTCCTTGACTCTCTGCAGGGCCCAAGGACGGTATTGATTTTGCAAATCTCTTACCGGGCCTGATTCCTTTGGGCGAAAGAGAACAGGAGGAGGTTTCCGCTAAGAAAGAATCCTTGTCTGAGTCCCGCCGTGATATCGTCATATGGCACAATTATAGGCGGGATGAGTTTGGTTTCTTTCCAGGAAAACAACGACGGTTCAGCCCGAAGGAATCCAGCCTTGATTTTTTTCGTTCTTTTTGTATCAAGTCGAAGATCCCGACCCTTCGGGGACAAAAAGAACAAGAAACCTGGGGAGATAGACTCTATCTCATTCTCCAATTCTCTCCTTTTCACCGATTTGGCTGCCGGATGGGGATGCGGTCGCGGACTCCCATACAGGTCAAATCGTGTTGTCATTGAAAAGCTTTCAGCAAATTGACTATAACGAAACCACAAACTGTTGTGTGAATGCGTGTGATATTATCTTTCCGTGACGTTGCTGGAAAGAGAAATGGTGCGTAACTTTAACTAATATGGGGGTGCTGTCCCGACGTAGATTGGGGCGGCTGAGAAGAAACCCTCTGAACCTGATCTGGGTAATTCCAGCGTAGGGAGGTAATTATGAACAACCCAAAGCGATTCCTCTTCAACCCGAAGGGGATTCTTATTTTTGTCCTCTTCTTCTCAGTCGCGATCGCGCAAGATCTTTCCACCCTCTCGGGGCGTGTTCTCGATTCCACGACTGAAAGACCCCTCCAAGGGGCCAGCGTGGTCAGCGGGGACGCGGGGACTTCCACAGACAGGTATGGTCTTTTTACCCTGGCCATCCCACAGGGGAGTTCCATTACCGTTTCGATGATAGGCTATGAGTCAGCCACCTTAGCTTCGGATCAGAAGTTCGTTACCGTTCGGCTGGCGCCTACTGTCCTCAAAGGGGAAGAGGTGATTGTGCTGGCTAATCGTGCGCTACCGGGCGTCACGCCCGTAGCCTTTTCCACCCTTACACCGAGCGAGATCGAACAGCACTACTTCGTGGAAGATATTCCCATGGTCTTAGCATCTGAACCGGGCGTGTATGCCTATAGCGAAAGTGGAAATGGCACAGGCTATTCCTACGTTTCAATTCGCGGTTTCGATCAAAGCCGGATTTCAGTGATGCTTGATAACGTCCCATTGAACGACAATGAGAGTCATCAGGTCTATTGGGTGGACCACGGAGATATCCTGTCCAATGCAAAGGATGTTCAGATTCAGCGGGGAATCGGAAACAGCCTCTACGGTTCGGCCGCCTTTGGCGGATCCATTAATCTCATTACAGACATTGGAGGCGATGAACAAGAGCTGAGCGCTTCTGTGTTGACAGGGTCATACAATACCAGCAAATACCGCCTTAAATTCAACTCGGGTAAATCGCCGGGGGAGAGCCTGAGTCTATCCATTCGTGCCTCCCAGATCCATTCCGACGGCTATCGTGAGTTTCACGAGAGTCTGCAGCGTGGAATTTTTCTCGGTCTGGAACATCGAAGCTCAAAGATGACCCATCAGCTGAGAGCTTCCATAGGCTATGAGAACACAGACCTCCTTTGGGATGGCGTCGCCGCCTCGGACATTAATGACCGCAAAAAGCGTCGTGAAGGGTACAAGTCTTATACCGATGATTTCTTGCAGCAGGTATATTCGCTCAATTCAATCTACCGGATAAGTGGTGAGTCATACGTTCACAATGTCGCCTATTTTGTGAGTGGATCGGGCTATTATGAGGTCTTTAAGACCGGGAGCGATTTCTATTCCTACAATCTGGATGTGGATGATGCTTATCCCGACTGTGTCGAGCAAGATGAGTTGTTTACGGACCTTTTGCGAAGGAAATGGATCGTGAATCACTATTACGGAATTGTTCCCAGATGGACATGGAAACGAGGCGGAATCCGCTTTGATCTGGGAGGAGAAATTCGCTTCTACCGAGGAGACCACTTTGGTGAAGCCGCGAGTTTTTCTGATTCCACGTTAGAGGCGAAATTTGGGGACGAATGGTACAAATACTATGAATATTTTGGCACCAAGAGAAGTATCAGCACGTTTGCCCACCTAGTCTATTCATTTGGAAATGGGCTAAGAGTGATAGGCGACATTCAGTATCAAACTCACCGATGGAAACTGGATCAAGAAAAGATCGGCCATGCCGCCGGTCATCAGATCTCGGCCCCATGGGATTTTCTTAATCCACGGTTTGGATTTGTATACGGGTTAACAGAGAGTCTCAGTTTATTCGGCAATTACGGGAAGGCCCAAAAAGAACCGACGGATGATCAGATAATCAATGCGGACGATGTTTGGAGCGAGCCCGTGATGGCGGCGGCAGAAGTGGTCAACAACTTTGAACTGGGGACACACTACAGGTCAAACAGGCTTGCCGGGAATCTCAACCTTTACCGGATTGTCTACAATAACGAGCAGTTGAAGAACATAGATGTTGAACAGGAGGGTGAGT is a genomic window containing:
- a CDS encoding TonB-dependent receptor; this translates as MNNPKRFLFNPKGILIFVLFFSVAIAQDLSTLSGRVLDSTTERPLQGASVVSGDAGTSTDRYGLFTLAIPQGSSITVSMIGYESATLASDQKFVTVRLAPTVLKGEEVIVLANRALPGVTPVAFSTLTPSEIEQHYFVEDIPMVLASEPGVYAYSESGNGTGYSYVSIRGFDQSRISVMLDNVPLNDNESHQVYWVDHGDILSNAKDVQIQRGIGNSLYGSAAFGGSINLITDIGGDEQELSASVLTGSYNTSKYRLKFNSGKSPGESLSLSIRASQIHSDGYREFHESLQRGIFLGLEHRSSKMTHQLRASIGYENTDLLWDGVAASDINDRKKRREGYKSYTDDFLQQVYSLNSIYRISGESYVHNVAYFVSGSGYYEVFKTGSDFYSYNLDVDDAYPDCVEQDELFTDLLRRKWIVNHYYGIVPRWTWKRGGIRFDLGGEIRFYRGDHFGEAASFSDSTLEAKFGDEWYKYYEYFGTKRSISTFAHLVYSFGNGLRVIGDIQYQTHRWKLDQEKIGHAAGHQISAPWDFLNPRFGFVYGLTESLSLFGNYGKAQKEPTDDQIINADDVWSEPVMAAAEVVNNFELGTHYRSNRLAGNLNLYRIVYNNEQLKNIDVEQEGEYDYYSTDSTVHQGIEAEISYQFSPFLRLSANATVSQNTFVGPEREGNLLPNVPIRLLNAAIQFRPTDHATLYIDLRHVGKQYVDDVNTEEGAIDPFTVVNLAVNYQLGPAVFGLKVNNLFDTLYSTYGYGYEWDGFWAFYWPGATRNYYATITLQF